The window TTCCGGTGGATAAAGTCGCATTCGCCTGGTGAAACCTTTCCGCTGACGATTTGTAGAGTGACCCTTTCCCTGAGAAGTGCCATCTATCGAGCAATATCAAAACTTTTTGATATTGCTCTTGCGGTGTTTTCTGACCGTCACTAGACTGCTGGCCTTATGAATTTACCTGCGCCTTCCATTCGACATGACGATTGCGATGAGCTGGCGGCCCTGTGCAAGGCCGGCGGCGATCCTCTGCGGCTGAATGTATTGCGCGCGCTGGCCAACGATTCGTTTGGCGTACTGGAACTGGCGCAGATCTTCGGCATCGGCCAGTCCGGCATGAGTCACCACCTCAAGGTATTGGCCCAGGCCGACCTCGTGGCGACGCGCCGTGAAGGCAACGCGATTTTCTACCGTCGCGCCCTGCCCCACACCGACCTGTTGGGCGGCAAGCTGCATGCCGCGCTACTGGAAGAAGTGGACAACCTGACCCTGCCTGCCGAAGTGCAGTCGCGGATCGGTCAGGTCCATGGGCAACGCGCGGCGGCCAGCCAGGATTTTTTCTCACGGGTCGCAGAGAAGTTTCGCGCCCAGCAAGACTTGATCGCCGGCCTGCCGCAATACCGCGAAAGCGTGCTGGCATTGCTCGACAAGCTGAGTTTCGGCGAAGGCGCCACAGCCATCGAAGTCGGCCCCGGCGACGGTGCGTTTCTGCCGGAACTGGCGCGCCGCTTCACCCAGGTCACGGCGCTGGACAACAGCCCGGCGATGCTCGAACTGGCGCGTCAGGTTTGCGAACGTGAAACGCTGGCTAACGTCAGCCTGCAACTGGCCGATGCATTGAATGGCGTAAGCCTTCAGGCCGATTGCGTTGTACTGAACATGGTGCTGCACCATTTCGCCGCGCCGGCCGAAGCACTCAAGCACATGGCCAACTTGCTGCAACCGGGCGGCAGTCTGCTCGTGACAGAGTTATGTAGCCACAACCAGAGTTGGGCCAGGGAGGCCTGCGGTGATCTATGGTTGGGGTTTGAACAGGACGATTTGGCCCGTTGGGCCACCGCTGCGGGACTCGCTCCCGGGGAAAGCCTCTATATCGGCTTACGTAATGGTTTCCAGATCCAGGTCCGCCATTTTCAGCGACCGGCTGGCGACACTCACCATCGGTAAATTCAGGAAAAAATCGAGATGAGCGAATACTCCCTCTTCACCTCCGAGTCCGTGTCCGAAGGGCACCCGGACAAAATCGCCGACCAGATTTCCGATGCTGTGCTGGACGCCATCATTGCTGAAGACAAGTTCGCCCGTGTAGCGGTCGAGACTCTGGTAAAAACCGGCGTGGCAATCATCGCAGGTGAAGTCACCACGTCGGCCTGGGTCGACCTGGAAGAAATCGTGCGCAACGTGATTCTGGACATCGGCTACAACAGCTCCGATGTCGGTTTCGACGGCGCCACTTGCGGCGTGATGAACATCATTGGCAAGCAGTCTCCTGACATCAACCAGGGTGTCGACCGTGCCAAGCCTGAAGATCAGGGCGCCGGCGACCAGGGCCTGATGTTCGGCTACGCCAGCAACGAAACCGACGTGCTGATGCCAGCACCGATCACCTTCTCGCACCAGCTGGTTCAGCGTCAGGCCCAAGCCCGTAAATCCGGCCTGCTGCCTTGGCTGCGCCCGGATGCCAAGTCGCAAGTGACTTGCCGTTACGAAGGCGGCAAGGTTGTCGGTATCGACGCCGTTGTATTGTCGACCCAGCACAACCCTGACGTATCGTACAAAGACCTGCGCGAAGGCGTGATGGAGCTGATCGTCAAGCACGTACTGCCTGCCGAGCTGCTGTCCAAGGACACCCAGTTCCACATCAACCCGACCGGCCAGTTCATCATCGGTGGCCCGGTAGGCGACTGCGGCCTGACCGGTCGCAAGATCATCGTTGATAGCTACGGCGGCATGGCTCGTCACGGCGGTGGCGCGTTCTCCGGTAAAGATCCATCGAAGGTTGACCGTTCGGCCGCCTACGCCGGTCGTTACGTGGCCAAGAATATCGTGGCGGCCGGCCTGGCCGAGCGCTGCGAGATTCAGGTTTCCTACGCCATCGGTGTTGCTCAGCCTACGTCGATCTCGCTGAACACCTTCGGCACCGGCAAGATCAGCGACGAAAAAATCGTCAAGCTGGTTCGCGAAGTGTTCGACCTGCGTCCATACGCAATCACCACCATGCTCGACCTGCTGCACCCGATGTACCAGGAAACCGCTGCGTACGGCCACTTCGGTCGCACGCCGACTACCAAGACTGTGGGCGATGACACTTTCACCACTTTCACCTGGGAAAAAACCGACCGCGCCGAATCCTTGCGCGCTGCTGCCGGCCTGTAAGACTTCCCCGGCGGTACCAAAAGCCCTGCACGGTTCGCCGTGCGGGGTTTTTATTGCGTGAAAATCGAAAGATCGCAGCCTCGTTTCACTCGACAGCTGCTACAGGGATTTGTGTAGCAGCTGTCGAGTGAAACGAGGCTGCGACCTCTTGATCTTCCTGTCTCTCGAAACACACCGAAAAACATCCTCGCTAACGACGCCCGAAAGCTGACTAACCTTGAAAGCATTCTCCCCGAGCAAGGACGCTCACGATGCTTCGGCGCCTGTTTTTCTGTTTTCTCCTGACCTTTCCTTGCCTGAGCGCAAACGCTACCGATTGTCCCGACTGGCCACCCGCACGCGCCCAGGACGAAATCACGTCACTGCAGAAACAAATCGACCTCTGGGACGACAGCTATCACCGGCGCGGCCGTTCATTGGTCGCCGATGAACTCTACGATCAGTCCCGTGCACGGCTGACTGAATGGCGCACCTGTTTCGACCTGGACCAACCCGCGGAACCGCTACGCACTGCGGGCGGCACGATACCTCATCCGATTGCCCACACAGGCCTGGAAAAACTCCACGATGGTCGCGCCGTCGAAGCCTGGCTAAAAGGACGGAACGATGTCTGGATTCAGCCCAAGATCGACGGCGTGGCGGTGACGCTGATCTACCGCAAAGGCCTGCTGACTCAAGCCATCAGCCGCGGTGACGGCGTAAATGGCCAGGACTGGACAGCTTCGGCGCGCCAGATCGCCGCCATCCCCCAACAACTGCCGCAGCCACTGGACCTGCTGCTGCAAGGCGAACTCTATTGGCGCCTGACCGATCACGTACAGGCCCGCGCCGGCAGCCTCAACGCACGCGCCACAGTGGCCGGCTTGATGGCCCGCAAAAACTTGAGCATGGAGCAAGCCGCGGGGATCGGCCTGTTTGTCTGGGACTGGCCCCAAGGCCCGGCCAGTTTGCCCGCGCGCATCGCAGCCCTGGATGAGCTGGGCTTTCCGAGCACCGCCCCTTACAGTCACTCGATCAAGGAATTTGCCGACGCTGAACGTTGGCGCGATCACTGGTATCGCTCGCCCCTGCCCTTCACCAGTGATGGCATCGTCCTACGCCAGGATCAGCGTCCAGCCGCCGAGCGCTGGCAGGCTAAACCGCCTTATTGGAGCGTCGCCTGGAAATACCCTTTTGCCCAAGCCTTGGCCGAGGTGCGCAAGGTCCACTTCAAGATAGGGCGAACCGGACGAATCACCCCGGTACTGGAGCTGACACCGGTCATGCTCGACGACCGGCAGATCAAGCGA of the Pseudomonas frederiksbergensis genome contains:
- a CDS encoding ArsR/SmtB family transcription factor; its protein translation is MNLPAPSIRHDDCDELAALCKAGGDPLRLNVLRALANDSFGVLELAQIFGIGQSGMSHHLKVLAQADLVATRREGNAIFYRRALPHTDLLGGKLHAALLEEVDNLTLPAEVQSRIGQVHGQRAAASQDFFSRVAEKFRAQQDLIAGLPQYRESVLALLDKLSFGEGATAIEVGPGDGAFLPELARRFTQVTALDNSPAMLELARQVCERETLANVSLQLADALNGVSLQADCVVLNMVLHHFAAPAEALKHMANLLQPGGSLLVTELCSHNQSWAREACGDLWLGFEQDDLARWATAAGLAPGESLYIGLRNGFQIQVRHFQRPAGDTHHR
- the metK gene encoding methionine adenosyltransferase, with amino-acid sequence MSEYSLFTSESVSEGHPDKIADQISDAVLDAIIAEDKFARVAVETLVKTGVAIIAGEVTTSAWVDLEEIVRNVILDIGYNSSDVGFDGATCGVMNIIGKQSPDINQGVDRAKPEDQGAGDQGLMFGYASNETDVLMPAPITFSHQLVQRQAQARKSGLLPWLRPDAKSQVTCRYEGGKVVGIDAVVLSTQHNPDVSYKDLREGVMELIVKHVLPAELLSKDTQFHINPTGQFIIGGPVGDCGLTGRKIIVDSYGGMARHGGGAFSGKDPSKVDRSAAYAGRYVAKNIVAAGLAERCEIQVSYAIGVAQPTSISLNTFGTGKISDEKIVKLVREVFDLRPYAITTMLDLLHPMYQETAAYGHFGRTPTTKTVGDDTFTTFTWEKTDRAESLRAAAGL
- the ligB gene encoding NAD-dependent DNA ligase LigB; this translates as MLRRLFFCFLLTFPCLSANATDCPDWPPARAQDEITSLQKQIDLWDDSYHRRGRSLVADELYDQSRARLTEWRTCFDLDQPAEPLRTAGGTIPHPIAHTGLEKLHDGRAVEAWLKGRNDVWIQPKIDGVAVTLIYRKGLLTQAISRGDGVNGQDWTASARQIAAIPQQLPQPLDLLLQGELYWRLTDHVQARAGSLNARATVAGLMARKNLSMEQAAGIGLFVWDWPQGPASLPARIAALDELGFPSTAPYSHSIKEFADAERWRDHWYRSPLPFTSDGIVLRQDQRPAAERWQAKPPYWSVAWKYPFAQALAEVRKVHFKIGRTGRITPVLELTPVMLDDRQIKRVSVSSLQRWETLDIRPGDQVAISLAGLTIPRLDSVMLRNTERAELSVPLAEDFHHLSCWQPTPGCESQFLARLAWLSGKQGLALSHVGPGTWEKLFETGRLNGLLDWLTLDAQELANIAGFGERSSARLLNSFNSARQRPFPRWLKALGLPPTGQAQLADSWPELAQRDIEQWQAEPGIGPGRAAQLSAFFRDPQVLALRETLRVAGIDGF